A window of Paraburkholderia bryophila contains these coding sequences:
- a CDS encoding tetratricopeptide repeat protein has product MNERLLVKLSGVVLACGVMAGCATQGNNVATTPEAFNKQLADADTVAKGGDQDRAISLYQQLSKSDPTREEPWSRIAQIQFTQGHYGQAIVAAQEALQRDQTDRQAKSVLAVAGLRVATQSLGELRQDASLAGDAKSDAQALAKQLRDTLGEATLFPPDPSDKPVVKKKKYVRHVPKGKPAEAAEANNSAAAPAATPAAPAAPAAPAKAAQSGGASDPFSALR; this is encoded by the coding sequence ATGAATGAGCGTCTGTTAGTAAAACTATCTGGGGTTGTGTTGGCATGCGGCGTGATGGCCGGTTGCGCGACACAGGGCAACAACGTGGCGACCACACCTGAGGCTTTTAATAAGCAACTCGCGGACGCCGATACGGTCGCGAAGGGCGGTGATCAGGATCGCGCCATCTCGCTTTACCAGCAATTGTCCAAATCCGATCCGACGCGTGAAGAACCGTGGTCGCGCATTGCGCAGATCCAGTTCACGCAGGGTCATTACGGTCAGGCGATCGTCGCCGCGCAGGAAGCGCTGCAGCGCGACCAGACCGATCGTCAGGCGAAGAGCGTGCTGGCGGTGGCCGGCTTGCGCGTCGCCACGCAATCGCTCGGCGAATTGCGTCAGGACGCGTCGCTCGCGGGCGACGCGAAGTCCGACGCGCAGGCGCTGGCCAAGCAACTGCGCGACACGCTCGGCGAAGCCACGCTGTTCCCGCCCGATCCGAGCGACAAGCCGGTAGTGAAGAAGAAAAAGTACGTTCGCCATGTGCCGAAGGGCAAGCCGGCGGAAGCGGCGGAAGCGAACAACAGCGCCGCGGCTCCGGCCGCCACGCCGGCGGCGCCTGCCGCGCCGGCAGCACCCGCCAAAGCCGCACAAAGCGGCGGCGCGTCCGACCCGTTCAGCGCGTTGCGTTGA
- the tssB gene encoding type VI secretion system contractile sheath small subunit → MAKKESIQKRLQKVRPPRVQLTYEVERGDAIEIKELPFVVGVVADLAGQSEVEQPKLRDRKFVNIDRDNFDDVMKAIEPRAAFQVENRLSETGGKFAVDLRFKSMADFNPDEVVSQIEPLRRLLEARSKLADLRNKLAGNDKLEDLLSEVLNNTQQLQTLAKDQGDAADHDKQGE, encoded by the coding sequence ATGGCGAAGAAAGAGAGCATTCAGAAACGCTTGCAAAAAGTGCGGCCGCCGCGCGTTCAATTGACCTATGAGGTCGAACGCGGCGATGCGATCGAAATCAAGGAACTGCCGTTCGTCGTCGGTGTGGTTGCCGATCTGGCCGGTCAGTCGGAAGTCGAGCAGCCGAAGCTGCGCGACCGCAAGTTCGTCAACATCGATCGCGATAATTTCGACGACGTGATGAAGGCGATCGAGCCGCGCGCCGCGTTCCAGGTTGAAAACCGCCTGAGCGAAACGGGCGGCAAGTTCGCCGTCGACCTGCGTTTCAAGTCGATGGCCGACTTCAATCCGGACGAAGTGGTGTCGCAGATCGAGCCGCTGCGCCGCCTGCTCGAAGCACGTTCGAAGCTGGCCGACCTGCGCAACAAGCTGGCCGGCAACGACAAGCTCGAAGATCTGCTGAGCGAAGTGCTCAACAATACGCAGCAGTTGCAGACCCTTGCGAAAGACCAGGGCGACGCGGCAGACCACGACAAGCAAGGCGAATAA
- the tssC gene encoding type VI secretion system contractile sheath large subunit, translating to MNQQTAAAQLATAQGGTESTLLDQIVEKSRVAKSESEHARAKDLIGELVREVLDGTMIVSDNLSATIDARVAELDRLISTQLSAVMHAPQFQRMESTWRGLDYLCKESNTGNTVKIKALHAPKRDLVRDFKTAIEFDQSALFKKVYEEEFGTFGGSPFGTIIGDFEVTRQPEDMYFIEQMSHVAAAAHAPFIASASPELMGLESFADLGKPRDLGKVFDTVEYAKWKSFRDAEDSRYVGLTLPRFLGRLPFNPKDGATAEGFNFVEEVDGTDHSKYLWCNAAWAFAARLTAAFDDFGWCAAIRGVEGGGLVEDLPTHTFKTDDGEVALKCPTEIAITDRREKELSDLGFIPLVHCKNSDYAAFFAAQSVQKPKKYSTDSANANAVLSAQLQYIFSVSRVAHYLKAMMRDKIGSFASAQNVEVFLNRWISQYVLLDDNASQEQKAQFPLREASIQVSEIPGKPGVYRSVAFLRPHFQLDELSISLRLVADLPKPANS from the coding sequence ATGAACCAGCAAACGGCAGCAGCCCAACTCGCCACCGCACAAGGCGGCACGGAATCCACGCTGCTCGACCAGATCGTCGAGAAAAGCCGCGTGGCGAAGTCCGAGTCCGAACACGCGCGGGCGAAAGACCTGATCGGCGAACTCGTGCGCGAAGTGCTCGACGGCACGATGATCGTATCCGACAACCTGTCGGCCACGATCGACGCGCGCGTCGCGGAACTCGACCGTCTGATTTCCACGCAACTGAGCGCGGTGATGCATGCGCCGCAATTCCAGCGCATGGAAAGCACGTGGCGTGGTCTCGACTACCTGTGCAAGGAAAGCAACACCGGCAACACGGTCAAGATCAAGGCACTGCATGCGCCCAAGCGCGATCTGGTGCGCGACTTCAAGACCGCGATCGAATTCGATCAGAGCGCGCTCTTCAAGAAGGTCTACGAAGAAGAGTTCGGCACCTTCGGCGGTTCGCCGTTCGGCACGATCATCGGCGACTTCGAAGTGACGCGTCAGCCGGAAGACATGTACTTCATCGAGCAGATGTCGCACGTCGCGGCGGCCGCGCATGCGCCGTTCATCGCGTCGGCGTCGCCCGAATTGATGGGTCTCGAAAGCTTCGCCGATCTTGGCAAGCCGCGCGACCTCGGCAAGGTGTTCGACACGGTCGAATACGCCAAGTGGAAATCGTTCCGCGACGCTGAAGACTCGCGCTACGTCGGTCTGACGTTGCCGCGTTTTCTCGGCCGTCTACCGTTCAATCCGAAAGACGGCGCCACGGCGGAAGGCTTCAACTTCGTCGAAGAAGTAGACGGCACCGATCACAGCAAGTACCTGTGGTGTAACGCGGCGTGGGCGTTCGCTGCCCGTCTGACGGCGGCATTCGACGACTTCGGCTGGTGCGCGGCGATTCGCGGCGTGGAAGGCGGCGGTCTGGTCGAAGATCTGCCCACCCACACGTTCAAGACCGACGACGGCGAAGTCGCGCTGAAATGCCCGACCGAAATCGCGATTACCGATCGCCGTGAAAAAGAACTGAGCGACCTCGGTTTCATTCCGCTCGTGCACTGCAAGAACTCGGACTACGCCGCGTTCTTCGCCGCGCAATCGGTGCAGAAGCCGAAGAAGTACAGCACCGACAGCGCCAACGCAAATGCCGTGCTGTCCGCGCAGTTGCAGTACATCTTCTCGGTATCGCGCGTCGCGCATTACCTGAAGGCGATGATGCGCGACAAGATCGGCAGTTTCGCGTCGGCGCAGAACGTCGAAGTTTTCCTGAACCGTTGGATATCGCAATACGTGCTGCTTGACGATAACGCGAGCCAGGAACAGAAGGCGCAGTTCCCGCTGCGCGAGGCATCGATTCAGGTCTCGGAGATTCCGGGCAAGCCTGGTGTGTATCGTTCGGTCGCGTTCCTGCGTCCGCACTTTCAACTGGACGAGCTGTCGATCTCTTTGCGGCTTGTCGCTGACCTGCCGAAACCGGCAAATTCATAA
- a CDS encoding Hcp family type VI secretion system effector, with translation MKDIYLKFGNPAIKGESADKDHAGWIEIDSWSHSITQPRSATASTAGGHTSERCEHSDMQFTKDIDVVSPLIYQHASGGTTFDEVTIDFMRSDGEGNRIKYLEVKLKYVIISSATPSVVGEGLPSEQFSLKYAAVQWKYTQQKIGGNQGGNAQGAWSLTKNDKTYAV, from the coding sequence ATGAAGGATATCTACTTAAAATTCGGCAATCCGGCGATCAAAGGCGAGTCCGCCGATAAAGATCACGCTGGTTGGATCGAAATTGATTCGTGGAGCCACTCGATTACGCAACCGCGTTCGGCAACGGCTTCCACGGCCGGTGGTCACACGTCCGAGCGTTGCGAGCATTCGGACATGCAGTTCACGAAAGACATCGACGTGGTCAGCCCGTTGATCTATCAGCACGCATCGGGCGGCACGACGTTCGACGAAGTCACGATCGACTTCATGCGTTCGGATGGTGAAGGCAACCGCATCAAGTACCTGGAAGTGAAACTCAAGTACGTGATCATTTCGAGCGCAACGCCGAGCGTGGTGGGCGAAGGCTTGCCGAGCGAACAGTTCTCGCTGAAGTACGCCGCCGTGCAGTGGAAGTACACGCAGCAAAAGATCGGCGGCAACCAGGGCGGCAACGCGCAAGGCGCGTGGAGCCTGACGAAGAACGACAAGACGTACGCGGTCTGA
- the tssE gene encoding type VI secretion system baseplate subunit TssE, translating into MKRFEPSFLDKLFDDEPHLPASPAMRQLSLEELKSTVARDVEAILNTRIALTEHELAALPECQQSVLTYGLNDFAGLSLASHYDRTFICKSIQQAIARHEPRLQQVAVTLELNEQSTNALNFAIQALLVVHPAEEPVSFDAMLQPSTLQYSVTRARAKL; encoded by the coding sequence ATGAAACGCTTCGAACCCAGCTTTCTCGACAAGCTGTTCGACGACGAACCGCATCTGCCGGCGTCCCCGGCGATGCGGCAATTGTCGTTGGAAGAATTGAAGAGCACCGTCGCACGCGACGTGGAAGCGATCCTGAATACGCGGATCGCGCTGACCGAGCACGAGCTCGCGGCGCTGCCGGAATGTCAGCAGTCGGTGCTCACGTATGGGCTGAACGATTTCGCGGGCCTGAGTCTCGCGAGCCATTACGACCGCACGTTTATTTGCAAATCGATTCAACAGGCCATCGCGCGGCATGAGCCGCGCTTGCAGCAGGTGGCGGTCACGCTCGAATTGAACGAACAATCCACCAATGCGCTGAACTTTGCGATTCAGGCGCTGCTGGTGGTCCACCCGGCGGAAGAACCGGTGAGTTTCGACGCCATGTTGCAGCCGTCCACGTTGCAGTACTCGGTGACGCGCGCTCGCGCGAAGCTGTAG
- the tssF gene encoding type VI secretion system baseplate subunit TssF, translating into MEELLPYYERELSFLRRYSRDFAERYPKIAARLAMSGEHCEDPHVERMIESFALLGARINKKLDDDYPEFTEALLEVLYPHYLRPFPSCSIAQLGTSAALSHLTEPVLIERGTELKSRPIRGVQCRFRTAYDVTLAPIRISEAKYTSVAMAPSATVLPGNATAIVSITFESTAPLDLSALKLSTLRAHLHGEQSFIAALSDCLFVNAMATYVEADRRGVWTPLRVSPLVQAGFDEDDALIDYPAKSHPAYRLLTEYFAFPEKFNFADFDLAAMTQASGRCQRLTLHVVLKDVRSDSHMARLLDSLSAHHFRLFCSPVVNLFEQHGEPIRISHQAISYPVIAESRRAFAYEVYSIDSVKLVRQQAHEESVIEFRPFYSLHHGEAARAGHYWFARRNDWVAQKSPGYETEISIVDIDFEPAAPQTDTLSLDLTCTNRDLPAGLAVGLEGGDLYLEGGSLTGSISMLRRPTPSVRFERGRASHWRLISHLALNHVSLANSGLSALKEMLVLYDLRRTAVSARHIDGLVGIEQRAAVQWLPGKPFATFVRGIEIRLTIDEEHFVGTSLASFVRVIDTFFGLYVHLNSFVQLVVVSKRTGEEILRCKPRSGESILA; encoded by the coding sequence ATGGAAGAATTGCTGCCGTATTACGAGCGCGAATTATCATTTCTGCGGCGCTATTCGCGCGATTTCGCCGAGCGCTATCCGAAGATCGCGGCGCGTCTGGCCATGTCCGGCGAGCACTGCGAAGACCCGCACGTCGAGCGGATGATCGAATCGTTCGCGCTGCTAGGCGCGCGCATCAACAAGAAACTCGACGACGATTACCCCGAATTCACCGAAGCGCTGCTGGAAGTGCTGTATCCGCACTACCTGCGGCCGTTTCCGTCATGTTCGATCGCGCAGTTGGGCACCTCGGCGGCACTCAGCCATCTGACCGAGCCGGTGTTGATCGAACGCGGCACCGAACTGAAGTCGCGCCCCATTCGCGGCGTGCAATGCCGGTTCCGCACCGCTTACGACGTCACGCTCGCGCCGATCCGCATTTCGGAGGCGAAGTACACGTCGGTGGCCATGGCGCCGAGTGCGACCGTGCTGCCGGGTAACGCTACGGCGATCGTGTCGATCACTTTCGAATCCACCGCGCCGCTCGATCTGTCTGCGTTGAAGCTGAGCACGCTGCGCGCGCATCTGCACGGCGAGCAGTCGTTTATCGCCGCGCTGTCGGACTGCCTGTTCGTCAATGCGATGGCCACGTATGTGGAAGCCGACCGGCGCGGCGTGTGGACCCCGCTGCGCGTGTCGCCGCTCGTCCAGGCCGGCTTCGACGAAGACGACGCGCTGATCGACTATCCGGCCAAATCGCATCCGGCCTACCGGTTGCTGACCGAATACTTCGCGTTCCCCGAGAAATTCAATTTCGCGGACTTCGATCTGGCCGCGATGACGCAAGCCAGCGGCCGCTGCCAGCGTCTGACGCTGCATGTGGTGCTCAAGGACGTGCGCAGCGATTCGCACATGGCGCGCCTGCTCGATTCGTTGTCCGCGCATCATTTCCGGCTGTTCTGTTCGCCGGTGGTGAATCTGTTCGAGCAGCACGGCGAGCCGATCCGGATCAGCCATCAGGCGATTTCGTATCCGGTGATCGCGGAATCGCGCCGCGCCTTCGCCTACGAAGTCTATTCGATCGACTCGGTGAAACTCGTCAGGCAGCAGGCGCATGAGGAGTCGGTGATCGAGTTCCGGCCGTTCTACTCGCTGCATCACGGCGAAGCGGCGCGCGCCGGTCATTACTGGTTTGCGCGGCGCAACGATTGGGTCGCGCAGAAAAGCCCCGGCTACGAGACGGAAATCTCGATCGTCGATATCGACTTCGAGCCCGCCGCGCCGCAGACCGATACTTTGAGTCTCGATCTGACCTGCACGAATCGCGACTTGCCCGCCGGCCTCGCGGTCGGGCTGGAAGGTGGCGACCTGTATCTCGAAGGCGGCTCGCTGACCGGCAGCATTTCGATGCTGCGCCGGCCCACGCCGAGCGTGCGTTTCGAGCGCGGGCGCGCCTCGCATTGGCGGCTGATTTCGCATCTGGCGTTGAATCATGTGTCGCTGGCCAATAGCGGGCTGTCGGCGCTGAAGGAAATGCTGGTGCTTTACGATTTGCGGCGCACGGCTGTGTCGGCGCGGCATATCGACGGACTGGTCGGCATCGAACAGCGTGCGGCCGTGCAGTGGCTGCCCGGCAAGCCGTTTGCCACCTTCGTGCGCGGTATCGAGATTCGTTTGACGATCGACGAAGAGCATTTCGTCGGTACGAGTCTCGCTTCGTTCGTGCGGGTCATCGATACATTTTTCGGGCTGTATGTGCATCTGAACAGCTTTGTGCAACTGGTCGTCGTGTCGAAACGCACGGGCGAGGAGATTCTGCGATGCAAACCGCGCAGCGGCGAGTCGATCCTGGCGTAA
- the tssG gene encoding type VI secretion system baseplate subunit TssG translates to MQTAQRRVDPGVIEQLLDEPHRFEFFQAVRILEKWFAQQAPSNSGNSGNRRPGEIVAQRIAFRNTLSMSFPPSEIHSAQSYGDEGAPLKDKAQRSAALADGSLEKVDITPAFFGLLGGQGALPLHYTEQIVEREYVKRDRAAREFFDVFSNRATALFYAAWKKYRLPFHYELDRDERYLPLLLALAGVADDDTRNSLQSGDGALFDEAIAGYALAARHRPVSAAYLQRTLSEYFKVRVRVEQFVGKWYDVPPDQLTVLGSVNATLGATALAGARVWQRDMRARLVIGPLDKADYEAFLPGADRAVALERMLTLLAGVTLEYEVSLVLRRKEVGPSQLSKGARLGWDAFLCTREADRDRADARYELHVIH, encoded by the coding sequence ATGCAAACCGCGCAGCGGCGAGTCGATCCTGGCGTAATCGAGCAACTGCTCGACGAGCCGCATCGCTTCGAATTTTTTCAGGCGGTGCGGATTCTCGAGAAGTGGTTCGCACAACAAGCACCGTCAAACAGTGGGAATTCGGGCAACCGGCGTCCCGGCGAAATCGTCGCGCAGCGCATTGCGTTTCGCAACACGCTGTCCATGTCGTTTCCGCCGAGCGAGATTCACAGCGCGCAGTCCTATGGCGACGAAGGCGCGCCGCTGAAAGACAAGGCGCAGCGTAGCGCGGCGCTTGCGGACGGTTCGCTGGAAAAGGTGGATATCACGCCGGCGTTCTTCGGGCTGCTCGGCGGGCAGGGCGCGTTGCCGCTGCATTACACCGAGCAGATCGTCGAGCGCGAGTATGTCAAGCGGGACCGCGCCGCGCGTGAATTCTTCGACGTGTTTTCGAACCGCGCGACCGCGCTGTTCTACGCGGCGTGGAAGAAGTACCGCTTGCCGTTTCACTACGAGCTGGATCGCGACGAACGCTATCTGCCGCTGTTGCTGGCGCTGGCCGGCGTCGCCGACGACGACACGCGCAACAGCCTGCAAAGCGGCGACGGCGCGCTGTTCGACGAAGCGATTGCGGGCTATGCGCTGGCCGCGCGGCATCGGCCGGTGTCGGCGGCGTATTTGCAGCGCACGCTGTCGGAGTACTTCAAGGTGCGGGTACGGGTCGAGCAGTTCGTCGGCAAGTGGTACGACGTGCCGCCCGATCAACTGACCGTGCTCGGCAGCGTCAACGCCACGCTCGGCGCCACCGCGCTGGCGGGTGCACGCGTCTGGCAGCGTGACATGCGGGCTCGCCTCGTGATCGGACCGCTCGACAAGGCCGACTACGAAGCCTTCCTGCCCGGCGCCGACCGCGCCGTTGCGCTGGAGCGCATGCTGACGCTGCTGGCCGGCGTCACGCTCGAATATGAAGTCTCGCTGGTGCTGCGCCGCAAGGAAGTAGGGCCGAGCCAGTTGAGCAAGGGCGCGCGTCTCGGTTGGGACGCGTTCCTGTGCACGCGGGAAGCCGACCGTGACCGGGCGGACGCCCGCTACGAATTGCACGTGATTCACTGA